In the Ignavibacteria bacterium genome, one interval contains:
- a CDS encoding cytochrome c oxidase subunit II yields the protein MEELLKLPPITSAHGHLIDELIYKIHWLMFALFIGWTVYYVYVLIRFRQSKNPQANYTGAKTKFILYLTLIIAAIELVELFVFSLPVWANRIDISKTNDVLEVRIVAEQFAW from the coding sequence GTGGAAGAACTTCTCAAATTACCGCCTATTACCTCTGCTCACGGGCATCTCATTGACGAACTGATTTACAAAATCCACTGGCTGATGTTTGCACTCTTCATTGGATGGACAGTGTACTATGTTTATGTGCTCATCCGTTTTCGTCAATCAAAAAACCCACAAGCGAATTACACAGGAGCAAAAACAAAATTTATCTTGTATCTTACGCTTATTATTGCTGCGATTGAATTAGTAGAACTCTTCGTTTTCTCCTTGCCTGTTTGGGCTAATCGCATAGACATTTCTAAAACAAACGATGTATTGGAAGTTCGTATTGTTGCGGAACAATTTGCTTGGA